One stretch of Paenibacillus sp. AN1007 DNA includes these proteins:
- a CDS encoding YheC/YheD family protein, translating into MLQETIGIMFDSRMYRGIPAGRTGQESLANYEQAAACYGLTPCFLRLEDIDLECKTCLAYVKKEDRYVRERIPLPSVIHNRSLQLRGTAQRQITRLLLQGIQVYNVRNRYRKDHVHDMLRQDPILRNHLPRAVKAAPESLAYMMEHYKDLVIKPCSGSIGHGIMRLFQQDGHWKLTCETKAARKGWATFRLNRGQLPSAALRRIFRHAYLIEERIPLIRYEGRPVDLRVSVQRGRDGLWSVTGMFAKAAPSHTFVTNIAQGGKVMTLAEALGMKEPNAELFRLESRIAMTGLRIAQTLASSLPHLADLGLDLGITRNGEIFFIECNGRDQRYGFRKAGMKEHWQMSYSKPMAYGRLLLDQNSIIPRQPQTYDRGLY; encoded by the coding sequence ATGCTCCAAGAAACGATCGGCATTATGTTCGATTCACGCATGTACCGGGGGATACCGGCCGGAAGGACCGGTCAGGAATCACTCGCAAATTATGAACAGGCTGCAGCCTGTTACGGATTAACGCCCTGCTTTTTACGGCTGGAGGATATTGATCTGGAATGCAAAACCTGTCTGGCTTATGTGAAAAAAGAAGATCGGTACGTGCGTGAGCGTATACCGCTTCCTTCCGTCATCCATAACCGTTCGCTCCAGCTGCGGGGTACGGCACAGCGGCAGATCACCCGTTTGCTGCTGCAGGGCATTCAGGTATATAACGTGCGCAACCGCTATCGCAAGGATCATGTGCATGATATGCTGCGGCAGGACCCTATTCTAAGAAATCATCTGCCTCGTGCAGTCAAAGCAGCACCTGAATCTCTCGCTTACATGATGGAACATTATAAGGATCTCGTCATTAAACCGTGCAGCGGCAGCATCGGACATGGCATTATGCGTCTATTCCAGCAGGACGGACATTGGAAACTGACCTGTGAAACCAAAGCGGCACGCAAAGGCTGGGCCACCTTCCGATTAAACCGGGGACAGCTTCCTTCCGCTGCGCTTCGCCGGATATTCCGCCATGCATATCTGATTGAGGAGCGTATTCCGCTGATCCGGTACGAGGGAAGACCTGTTGATCTGAGAGTGTCGGTACAGCGCGGAAGGGATGGATTATGGAGTGTCACCGGCATGTTTGCCAAAGCAGCACCATCCCACACGTTTGTGACTAATATCGCTCAGGGCGGTAAAGTGATGACATTAGCCGAAGCACTCGGGATGAAGGAGCCGAATGCCGAACTTTTCCGCCTGGAATCCCGCATTGCCATGACTGGCCTGCGTATTGCCCAAACTTTGGCTTCCAGTCTGCCTCACCTTGCCGATCTGGGTCTCGACCTGGGTATTACCCGAAACGGAGAGATTTTTTTTATTGAATGTAATGGAAGAGATCAGCGTTACGGCTTTCGCAAGGCTGGCATGAAGGAACATTGGCAGATGAGTTACAGCAAACCGATGGCTTATGGACGTCTGCTGCTGGATCAGAACTCCATCATTCCAAGACAGCCTCAAACCTATGATCGCGGATTGTATTGA